In Eupeodes corollae chromosome 3, idEupCoro1.1, whole genome shotgun sequence, a single genomic region encodes these proteins:
- the LOC129949505 gene encoding protein suppressor of forked gives MDLREQIKIDIEWGHERLVRSQQVVEIRPYDKESWSVLLREAQTRNVNEVRSLYESLVSVFPTTARYWKIFIEQEMKGRNYERVEKLFQRCLVKILNIDLWKLYLTYVKETKAGLSTHKEKLAQAYDFALEKIGMDLHSFSIWQDYINFLKGVDAIGSYAENQKITAVRRVYQKAVITPIIGIESLWKDYIAFEHNINPIISEKMSVERSKDYMNARRVAKELEIITKGLNRNLPAVPPTLSKEESKQVDIWKKFIGFEKSNPLRSEDTALITRRVMFATEECLLVLTHHPAVWHQAAQFLDQSAKILAEKGDIQASKVFGDECANILERSISGVLNKNALLYFAYADFEEGRMKYDKVHQMYNKFLSIHDIDPTLAYVQYMKFCRRAEGIKSARAVFKKAREDVRSHYHVFVAAALMEYYCSKDKDIAFRIFELGLKRFGGSPEYVMCYIDYLSHLNEDNNTRVLFERVLSSGGLTPSASVEVWNRFLEFESNIGDLSSIVKVERRRSAVLENLQEYEGKETAQLVDRYKFLDLYPCSSIELKSIGYTETNGIISGKANITAQIEQVDEQVVNLPRPDFSQMIPYKPKSNAYPGEHPLDGGTFPQPQALASLCSQLPPPISFRGPFVAVDMLCDIFNRIQLPDVHPTPSGDHNSDVRLFDLAKSVHWIVDDSTYSGEAGLKRRRMLPGGDDSDDEGQALVPPANDIYRLRQQKRFSK, from the exons atggATCTTCGTGagcaaataaaaattgacata gaatggGGACATGAGCGTTTGGTTCGCTCCCAACAAGTTGTGGAAATTCGACCTTATGATAAAGAATCGTGGTCAGTACTATTGCGGGAAGCACAAACCCGCAATGTAAATGAAGTGCGTTCACTTTACGAATCGTTAGTAAGCGTCTTCCCAACCACAGCTCGCTATTGGAAAATTTTTATAGAACAAGAAATGAAGGGCAGGAACTATGAAAGAGTAGAGAAGTTATTTCAACGGTGTTTGGTCAAAATTCTCAACATTGATTTATGGAAACTATACCTAACATATGTAAAAGAAACAAAGGCTGGGTTAAGTACGCACAA ggaAAAACTAGCGCAAGCCTACGACTTTGCTCTAGAAAAAATCGGAATGGACTTGCATTCGTTTTCAATTTGGCAGGACTATATTAACTTCTTAAAGGGAGTTGACGCTATTGGAAGCTACGCAGAAAATCAGAAAATAACGGCTGTTCGTAGAGTCTACCAGAAAGCTGTTATAACGCCTATAATTGGTATAGAATCACTTTGGAAAGATTACATCGCCTTTGAACACAACATAAATCCAATTATATCGGAAAAAATGAGCGTTGAAAGATCAAA GGACTACATGAATGCGAGGAGAGTAGCCAAAGAATTAGAAATCATCACTAAAGGACTTAACAGAAATTTGCCAGCGGTGCCACCGACTTTATCGAAAGAAGAGTCAAAACAG gtggATATTTGGAAGAAATTTATTGGGTTTGAGAAATCGAATCCATTACGCTCAGAGGATACTGCACTTATAACTCGCCGAGTGATGTTTGCAACTGAAGAATGTTTGTTAGTTTTGACACATCACCCAGCTGTTTGGCATCAAGCTGCTCAATTTCTAGATCAAAGTGCAAAAATTTTAGCCGAAAAAGGA GATATACAAGCATCTAAAGTATTTGGTGACGAGTGTGCGAACATATTGGAGCGATCCATTAGCggtgttttaaacaaaaacgccCTACTGTATTTTGCTTATGCGGATTTCGAAGAAGGCCGAATGAAATACGATAAAGTCCATCAaatgtataacaaatttttgtcCATACATGACATTGATCCCACCCTT GCTTATGTGCAATACATGAAATTTTGCCGCcgggctgaaggaatcaaatccGCAAGAGCTGTTTTCAAAAAAGCTCGAGAGGACGTTCGCAGTCATTATCATGTTTTTGTTGCTGCTGCCCTTATGGAGTATTATTGTTCTAAGGATAAGGATATCGCATTTAGAATCTTTGAATTAGGCCTTAAACGTTTTGGTGGGAGTCCTGAATATGTGATGTGCTACATTGATTATTTGTCGCATTTAAATGAAGATAATAACACAAGAGTGTTGTTTGAAAGAGTTCTTTCATCAGGCGGTTTGACACCAAGTGCATCAGTTGAAGTTTGGAATCGTTTTCTTGAATTTGAATCTAACATTGGAGATCTTTCAAGTATTGTCAAAGTAGAGCGGAGAAGAAGTGCAGTATTGGAAAAC ttaCAAGAGTACGAAGGGAAAGAGACAGCTCAGCTTGTGGATCGCTAtaagtttttagatttgtatcCATGTTCTAGTATAGAACTTAAATCAATAGGATATACCGAG ACTAATGGTATTATAAGTGGAAAAGCTAATATAACTGCTCAAATTGAACAAGTGGATGAACAAGTCGTTAATCTTCCTCGTCCAGACTTCTCCCAAATGATTCCATACAAACCAAAATCAAATGCTTATCCTGGAGAGCACCCGCTTGACGGTGGCACATTCCCCCAACCGCAGGCGTTGGCGTCATTGTGTTCACAATTACCCCCACCCATTTCATTCCGTGGGCCATTTGTTGCCGTGGACATGCtttgtgatatttttaatcGCATACAACTACCCGACG tTCACCCAACTCCTTCAGGCGATCATAACAGTGATGTTCGTCTTTTCGATTTAGCTAAATCAGTACATTGGATTGTTGACGACAGCACATATTCTGGGGAAGCAGGTTTAAAGAGAAGACGAATGCTGCCAGGTGGAGATGATAGCGATGATGAAGGACAAGCTCTAGTCCCACCTGCTAACGATATATATCGATTGCGACAACAGAAACgattttccaaataa
- the LOC129952577 gene encoding probable small nuclear ribonucleoprotein Sm D1 → MKLVRFLMKLSHETVTVELKNGTQIHGTITGVDVAMNTHLKTVKMTIKNRDPIQLESLSVRGNNIRYFILPDSLPLETLLIDDTPKSKAKKKESGRGNRGRGRGTRGVRGGLRSRGGRGRGGGRR, encoded by the exons ATGAAACTTGTGAG atttttgatGAAACTAAGTCACGAAACTGTTACCGTAGAACTTAAAAATGGAACGCAAATCCATGGAACAATAACCGGTGTTGATGTCGCTATGAATACACActtaaaaactgttaaaatgaCAATAAAAAACAGGGACCCTATTCAACTGGAGTCGCTTAGCGTCCGTGGAAATaatataagatattttattttaccggACAGTCTTCCTCTTGAAACATTACTAATCGACGACACACCGAAATCAAAAGCCAAAAAGAAGGAATCTGGTCGTGGAAATCGTGGTAGAGGTAGGGGCACCAGGGGAGTTCGCGGTGGTCTACGTAGCCGCGGTGGTCGTGGAAGGGGGGGTGGAAGGCGATGA